A part of Aegilops tauschii subsp. strangulata cultivar AL8/78 chromosome 2, Aet v6.0, whole genome shotgun sequence genomic DNA contains:
- the LOC109740415 gene encoding stellacyanin, with product MAQARVALALCALLLLHGVAWEARAASYTVGNSAGWDISADLQSWAAAKIFNVGDVLVFTYSKTHTLDEVDAAGFKSCSAANALLSSSDGNTTVPLTAGGDRYFICGHQMHCLGGMKLHVHVTSPAGSTTPGAPAGAPRASPGAARGPAGGTDDDAGIPRLDLGGSHRLGVVWPALATLWLCLAAALFA from the exons ATGGCCCAAGCTCGCGTCGCCCTCGCGCTGTGCGCCCTGCTGCTCCTCCACGGCGTCGCCtgggaggcgcgggcggcgtcGTACACCGTCGGGAACAGCGCCGGCTGGGACATCAGCGCCGACCTCCAGTCGTGGGCCGCCGCCAAGATATTCAACGTCGGCGACGTTCTAG TGTTCACGTACTCCAAGACCCACACCCTGGACGAGGTGGACGCGGCGGGGTTCAAGAGCTGCAGCGCCGCCAACGCGCTGCTCTCCAGCAGCGACGGCAACACGACGGTGCCCCTGACGGCGGGCGGCGACCGGTACTTCATCTGCGGCCACCAGATGCACTGCCTCGGCGGCATGAAGCTGCACGTGCACGTCACCTCGCCAGCCGGCTCCACCACGCCGGGAGCCCCTGCCGGCGCCCCGCGGGCGAGCCCCGGCGCCGCTCGCGGCCCGGCCGGCGGCACCGACGACGACGCCGGCATCCCCAGGCTCGACCTCGGCGGGTCGCACCGGCTGGGGGTCGTGTGGCCCGCGCTGGCGACGTTGTGGTTGTGCCTAGCTGCGGCTCTGTTTGCAtga
- the LOC109740407 gene encoding uncharacterized protein — protein MAHIHVESMQTAVPTRVALERGRTLPIAVTGPPIAAAELQHRFRAVLYYRDRLEGEAMAQLEQAAWVQESLSEALADHPKMAGRLWRRHAVGGQGPWDWDVKLCDAGVRLLMASVDTTLTAFLEAEDRESKEPALALWTDVEAKDPEKCSPFVMQLTRFQGGGYAIGACCSLLHTDPLSFINFLKSWARTHAQVQAQNKLVPNQMIRYTRYFRNPGAATRRLRSTPLVSVAGDAATTELFRVVGDAPGRRALAEACVAQASEKLGVEKPTRFTVLAGDGLGGLNVLRSCARGDGETTTTTTPPGHLLREACWQEAGLEEAVLDGCKPVHVSCSIVSPGAQEGIVVVMQAGASAELLISATVPSRK, from the exons ATGGCGCATATCCACGTCGAGTCCATGCAGACCGCCGTCCCGACGCGCGTGGCGCTGGAGCGCGGGCGGACGCTGCCCATCGCCGTGACCGGGCCGCCGATCGCGGCCGCGGAGCTACAGCACCGGTTCCGCGCGGTGCTCTACTACCGCGACCGGCTGGAGGGCGAGGCGATGGCGCAGCTGGAGCAGGCCGCGTGGGTGCAGGAGTCGCTCAGCGAGGCGCTGGCCGACCACCCGAAGATGGCAGGGCGGCTGTGGCGGCGGCACGCCGTCGGCGGCCAAGGGCCGTGGGACTGGGACGTGAAGCTCTGCGACGCCGGCGTGCGGCTGCTCATGGCGTCGGTGGACACGACCTTGACCGCGTTCCTGGAGGCGGAGGACCGCGAGAGCAAGGAGCCCGCGCTGGCGCTCTGGACGGACGTGGAGGCCAAGGACCCAGAGAAGTGCTCCCCTTTCGTCATGCAG TTGACGCGGTTCCAGGGCGGCGGCTACGCCATCGGCGCGTGCTGCAGCCTGCTCCACACCGACCCGCTGTCTTTCATCAACTTCCTCAAGTCGTGGGCGCGCACGCATGCGCAGGTGCAGGCGCAGAACAAGCTCGTCCCCAACCAGATGATACGGTACACCCGCTACTTCCGAAACCCAGGCGCCGCCACGAGGCGTCTCAGGTCCACCCCCCTCGTCTccgtggccggcgacgccgcgaCCACCGAGCTCTTCAGGGTCGTCGGCGACGCGCCAGGCCGCCGCGCGCTGGCCGAGGCGTGCGTCGCGCAGGCCAGCGAGAAGCTGGGGGTCGAGAAGCCGACGCGGTTCACGGTTCTCGCCGGGGACGGCCTGGGAGGGCTGAACGTCCTGCGCTCCTGCGCGAGAGGTGACGGggagacgacgacgacgacaacgccTCCGGGGCACCTACTTCGGGAGGCGTGCTGGCAAGAGGCCGGTCTCGAGGAGGCCGTGCTGGATGGGTGCAAGCCCGTGCACGTCTCGTGCAGCATCGTCTCGCCGGGTGCCCAGGAGGGCATTGTCGTCGTGATGCAGGCAGGGGCCAGCGCCGAGCTCTTGATCAGTGCGACTGTTCCGAGCAGGAAGTGA
- the LOC109740330 gene encoding protein WHAT'S THIS FACTOR 9, mitochondrial — translation MQKVRLKWVKNRGLDHIIDRTTSIRASCLMLDYLARQPSSPVPARALARFQKPLGLTVPVLRFLRRHPTLFAEQPHPRFPTLPAFSLTSASDILLARLARASAVDSHLRLARLLLLTRSRSLPLASILPLRFDLGLPYDFASSFPSSHPDLFAVSNNHISLSTSRLPDDIAISSLQRRHAEAIIGATYRDLSRPPSSSHAPLAFPMRFPRGYGGMKKVKAWMDDFHRLPYISPYDDASGIDPDSDIYEKRNIGLLHELLGLMVHKMVRRNAIRLLREELGLPHKFTRLFTRYPGVFYLSLKCKTTTLVLREGYERGKLVEKHPLAAVRDKVQYVMRTGVLYRGKGLSKLVLDEDDDEEEGTLDGDQEFQGEGMDEDADVECFGMEIVDDDGPGNDDYDDRDSYD, via the coding sequence ATGCAGAAGGTGCGGCTCAAGTGGGTGAAGAACCGCGGGCTGGACCACATCATCGATCGGACCACCTCCATCCGCGCGTCCTGCCTCATGCTCGACTACCTCGCCCGCCAGCCGTCGTCCCCGGTGCCGGCCCGCGCCCTCGCGCGCTTCCAGAAGCCGCTCGGCCTCACCGTCCCCGTGCTCCGCTTCCTCCGCCGCCACCCGACCCTCTTCGCCGAGCAGCCGCACCCGCGCTTCCCCACCCTCCCCGCCTTCTCCCTCACCTCCGCCTCCGACATCCTCCTCGCCCGCCTCGCCCGCGCCTCCGCCGTCGACTCCCACCTCCGCCtcgcgcgcctcctcctcctcacccgcTCCAGGTCGCTCCCGCTGGCCTCCATCCTCCCGCTCCGCTTCGACCTCGGCCTGCCCTACGACTtcgcctcctccttcccctcctcccaCCCCGACCTCTTCGCCGTCTCCAACAACCACATCTCGCTCTCCACCTCCcgcctccccgacgacatcgccatatcctccctccagcgccgccacgccgaggccatcatcgggGCGACCTACCGCGACCTGTCCCGTCCGCCGTCCTCGTCGCATGCCCCCCTCGCGTTTCCGATGCGGTTCCCGCGTGGGTACGGAGGGATGAAGAAGGTCAAGGCCTGGATGGACGATTTCCACCGCCTGCCTTACATCTCCCCGTATGATGATGCCTCAGGGATCGACCCTGACAGCGACATCTACGAGAAGAGGAACATTGGTTTGCTGCATGAGTTGCTCGGGCTGATGGTGCACAAGATGGTCCGGAGGAATGCGATCCGGTTGCTCCGCGAGGAGCTTGGCCTGCCTCACAAGTTCACGAGGTTGTTTACAAGGTATCCTGGAGTGTTCTACCTGTCGTTGAAGTGCAAGACGACGACACTCGTGCTTCGCGAGGGGTACGAGAGGGGGAAGCTTGTGGAGAAGCACCCCCTCGCGGCGGTGAGGGACAAGGTACAATATGTGATGCGCACTGGCGTGTTGTACCGTGGGAAGGGCTTGTCCAAGCTGGTTTTAGACGAGGATGACGATGAAGAGGAGGGTACACTGGATGGAGATCAGGAGTTTCAAGGAGAGGGGATGGATGAGGATGCTGATGTTGAGTGCTTTGGAATGGAGATTGTGGATGACGACGGGCCTGGCAATGATGATTATGATGACCGCGATAGTTATGATTGA